The Peribacillus simplex genome contains the following window.
AGCGTTTGAATATTTTTTTAGAATATTATCTTAAAGGCTCAAATGCCTTTAGTTAAAGCGGTTTTGGAATCGATTGGATAGGCTGAGGGATTGAAATATTATCTTTATTCATCCATAAATTGAAAAATGGTGGGGGATTAATAGTACAGCTGTAAAACGAAAACTGATACAGAGAAGAAGTGTGAGTATTGTAGATTCTCGTAAATCAAAAAAATAAGGAACTCCAAGTGATTGACTTGATGTTAATTCATCTTGTAAACTAAATCTGTAAAAGTTCTTGTATCATTTTCCTTGATTTTTTTTATGGTACAGAATAAGATTGAGACATATTAAGCATATCCACGTTTGAGGGATTGGTCTTAAGGGAAAAATAAAACAATGAATTGTTGAAGAAACTATAAAGCAAACTATCTTTGCTTTAGAGAATAATAATAGCAAACCTTTTTAATGAAAGGATGAGGTGCCAAATGGCTCAAAAAACTAAACAAGCTAAAATTAATGTTCAAGATCAGCTTAAGAAAGTGGAAGAACAATTTGAAACTTTCCAAATTTTAAATGAAGAGGGAGAAGTCGTTAACGAAGCGGCAATGCCTGATTTAAGTGATGAACAACTGCAGGAATTAATGCAACGTATGGTTTATACCCGCATTTTGGATCAACGTTCTATATCACTGAACCGCCAAGGCAGATTAGGGTTCTATGCACCGACTGCCGGTCAAGAAGCTTCTCAGATCGCTTCCCAGTATGCATTGGAAAAAGAGGATTTCATTCTTCCAGGTTACCGTGACGTGCCGCAAATCGTTTGGCATGGCCTGCCGCTTTGGCAAGCATTCTTATTCTCTCGGGGACATTTTAAAGGAAATCAAATTCCTGAAGATGTCAATGTGATTTCCCCTCAAATCATTATCGGTGCTCAATATATCCAAGCTGCCGGAGTGGCACTTGGTATGAAGAAACGCGGAAAAAAAGCTGTAGCAATCACTTATACCGGTGACGGTGGAACCTCACAAGGTGACTTCTATGAGGGAATTAACTTTGCAGGTGCATTTAAAGCGCCAGCTATCTTCATCGTGCAAAATAACCATTTCGCAATCTCAACTCCGGTTGATTTACAATCAGCATCGAAAACATTGGCCCAAAAGGGTGTGGCTGCAGGTATTCCTGGCATCCAAGTTGATGGTATGGATGCATTGGCTGTTTATACAGCAGTTAAAGAAGCGCGTGAACGTGCAATTAATGGTGAAGGCCCTACATTGATTGAAACATTAACTTACCGTTATGGACCACATACGATGGCTGGGGATGACCCGACACGTTACCGTACTTCAGATATGGATAATGAGTGGGAATTAAAAGATCCATTGGTTCGTTTCCGCAAGTTCTTGGAAAACAAAAAACTCTGGAATGAAGAATTAGAGAACGAAACAATAGAAAAAGCAAAAGACGATATTAAAGAAGCAATCAAAAAGGCTGATGCAGAACCTAAGCAAAAGGTTACAGACCTTATTGAAAACATGTATGAAGAAATGCCTTATAACTTAAAAGAACAATATGAAATTTATAAAGAGAAGGAGTCGAAGTAAGCCATGGCTCAATTGACGATGATTCAAGCAATTACAGAAGCATTACGTACAGAACTAAAAAATGACGAGAATGTACTCGTTTTTGGAGAAGATGTTGGTCTTAATGGAGGAGTTTTCCGTGCAACGGAAAATCTTCAAAAAGAATTCGGCGAAGATCGTGTATTTGATACACCTCTAGCTGAATCCGGAATCGGTGGATTAGCTGTCGGTCTTTCCTTGCAAGGTTTCCGTCCTGTTCCTGAAATACAATTCTTCGGTTTCATATATGAAGTAATGGACTCCGTAAGCGGTCAGCTTGCTCGTATGCGCTACCGTTCAGGCGGACGTTACAGTGCGCCGGTTACAATTCGCTCACCTTTTGGAGGCGGAGTGCATACTCCGGAAATGCACGCTGATAGCTTAGAAGGTTTAATGGCTCAGCAACCTGGGTTAAAGGTAGTTATCCCTTCCACTCCTTACGATGCTAAAGGCTTATTGATTTCGGCGATTCGTGATAATGACCCTGTCATTTTCCTTGAGCACATGAAATTGTACCGCTCTTTCCGTCAGGAAGTTCCTGAGGAAGAATATACAATTCCATTAGGAAAAGCGGATGTGAAAAGAGAAGGAACGGATTTATCCATTATTACGTATGGTGCGATGGTACAAGAATCAATCAAGGCAGCTGAAGAATTGGCTAAGGAAGGTCATTCCGTAGAAGTGGTCGACTTACGGACTGTATCTCCATTGGATATTGATACAATCATTGCTTCTGTAGAAAAAACAGGACGCGCAATCGTTGTTCAAGAAGCACAAAAGCAAGCTGGTATAGCAGCGAATGTTGTCGCGGAAATTAACGAACGTGCCATTTTGAGCTTGGATGCTCCAGTACTGCGTGTGGCGGCTGCTGATACGGTATTCGCGTTTTCACAAGCTGAAACAGTATGGCTCCCTAATTATAAAGACATTATTGAAACGGCGACTAAAGTCTTGAAGTTTTAACAATCTTAAGCAATGGAATGAATGTCCTGCTTGAGAAAGTAATTTCGCATTAACGGTAATGCAAGATAAAGGACTTTATTCAAAGCACTAAGTATGATTTAATATAGGAGGTTGAACTCAGTGGCATTCCAATTTAGACTCCCTGATATCGGAGAAGGTATACACGAAGGTGAAATAGTGAAATGGTTTGTAAAACCAGGAGATAAGATTCAAGAAGATGACGTGCTTTGCGAGGTTCAAAACGATAAGGCCGTTGTTGAAATCCCATCACCAGTGGAAGGTACCGTTGAAGAAATCCTTGTTCAAGAAGGAACGGTTGCCGTTGTAGGTGATGTACTTGTAACATTCGATGCTCCAGGATATGAAGATCTTCAGTTTAAAGGGGATCATGGAGAAGAAGCGAAGGCAGAAGGTGCTAAGAATACGGAGGCCCAGGTTCAAGCTACAGCTGAAGCTGGACAGGAAGTCAAGAAAGAGGCTGCTCCGGTTCAAGAAAATAGTGCAGAAACGGGCGCGGGATCACAACCACAAGTTGAGGCGGATCCTTCACGTCGTATTATCGCCATGCCTTCTGTTAGAAAATATGCACGCGAACAAGGGGTAAATATTCGTGAGATTTCTGGTTCTGGGGATAACGGCCGCATCATGAAAGATGACATCGATGCTTTCAAAAACGGCAAAACGGCTCCACAGCAACCAGCAGCTCAAAGTGAAGCTTCACAACAAACTGATACGGAAAAAACCGAAAAACAAAAAGTTTCAATTCCAGAAGGGCAATATCCTGAAACTCGCGAGAAAATGAGCGGTATGAGAAAAGCGATCGCCAAAGCAATGGTTAAATCCAAACAAACAGCTCCACATGTAACATTAATGGATGAAATCGATGTGACGCTATTGGTTGCTCACCGTAAAAAATTCAAGGGAATTGCTGCAGAAAAAGGAATCAAGCTTACTTTCCTACCTTATGTTGTTAAAGCGTTAACAAGTGCATTGCGTGAATTCCCTATGCTAAACACATCATTTGATGATGAGGCTAGTGAGATTATCCATAAACACTATTACAATATCGGAATTGCAGCAGACACAGACAAAGGACTGCTCGTTCCAGTTGTAAAAGATGCAGATCGTAAATCAACTTTTGCTATTTCACAAGAAATTAATGAATTAGCGACGAAAGCCCGTGACGGCAAATTGGCTCCTAACGAAATGAAAGGTGCTTCTTGCTCCATTACGAATATCGGTTCCGCAGGCGGTCAATGGTTCACACCTGTAATCAATCATCCAGAAGTTGCCATTCTAGGGATTGGACGCATTGCCGAAAAAGCAATTGTACGCGACGGGGAAATTATCGCCGCTCCAGTTCTGGCATTATCACTGAGCTTTGATCACCGCATGATTGATGGGGCTACTGCTCAGCATGCATTGAATCATATCAAAAAGTTATTGAACGACCCAGAATTATTGTTAATGGAGGCGTAAACAATGGTAGTAGGAGATTTTCCAATCGAAACAGATACTTTAGTGATCGGTTCAGGCCCAGGGGGATATGTTGCCGCAATTCGCGCAGCGCAGCTTGGACAGAAAGTAACGGTCGTTGAAAAAGGAACAATCGGCGGAGTTTGTTTGAATGTAGGCTGTATCCCATCGAAAGCTTTAATTTCGGCAGGACACCGCTTCCATGAAGCTCAGCATTCAGAAGACATGGGTATCTTTGCAGAAAAAGTTACTGTTGATTTTTCTAAAGTACAAGCTTGGAAAGGTACTGTTGTAAAAAAATTAACTGGCGGTGTAAGCAGCCTGTTAAAAGGTAATAATGTTGATGTTGTAACTGGCGAAGCTTACTTCGTTGATGAAAACAGCATCCGCGTTATGAATGAAGACTCAGCCCAAACATATACATTTAAAAACGCAATCATCGCAACTGGTTCATCGCCAATCGAGATTCCGTCATTTAAATATACGAAACGTGTACTTAATTCCACTGGTGCTCTTGCTCTGGAAGAAGTTCCAAGTTCGATCGTGGTAATCGGCGGAGGTTATATTGGTACTGAGCTTGGCGGAGCGTTCGCAAGTTTTGGCACTAAAGTGACCATCCTTGAAGGTACAGAAGAAATTCTTTCTGCAGGCTTTGAAAAACAAATGGCAGCACTTGTTAAACGTAACCTTAAAAACAAGGGCGCTGAAATTGTTACTAAAGCAAATGCTAAAGGCGTGGAAGAAACTGAAACAGGTGTAACCGTTACTTATGAAGTAAAAGGCGAAGAGAAAAAAGTTGAAGCCGATTACGTTTTAGTAACAGTGGGACGTCGTCCTAATACTGCAGAAATCGGTTTGGAACAAGTCGGAATCAAAATGACTGACCGCGGTTTGGTCGAAACGGATAAACAATGCCGTACAAGCGTGAAAAACATTTATGCAATCGGAGATATCGTTTCTGGACCTCAATTGGCTCATAAAGCTTCTTATGAAGGTAAAATTGCTGCTGAAGCCATTGCAGGACATTCATCTGAAATCGACTATCTTGCTATTCCGGCTGTTGTATTCTCTGAACCGGAACTTGCTTCTGTCGGTTATAATGAAAAAGAAGCGAAGGAAGCTGGAATCGAAGCTCTTGCTTCTAAATTCCCATTCGCTGCAAATGGACGTGCCCTTTCATTAAATAATACGGACGGATTTGTGAAGCTTATCACTCGCAAAGAAGACGGATTGGTTATAGGAGCACAAATTGCAGGACCAAACGCTTCTGATATGATTGCAGAACTTGGTTTAGCTATCGAAGCGGGAATGACTGCCGAAGATATCGCCATGACAATCCATGCACATCCAACATTAGGGGAAATCACAATGGAAGCTGCTGAAGTTGCCCTTGGAACTCCTATTCACATCATTAAGTAATTATTTTATAAAAGCGTACTGCAAATGCAGTACGCTTTTTCTTATTTGCCAGATAAAATGAAGGATTACCCCAATTCATAAATTTTTCTTTACACTAGTTAAATGAAAAGGACAAAAAGGGCATAAGCTATAAAAAGGACGTCTTACTTTTTTCCTTGAAAAGGTTTGAATAAGGTAAAAGAGGATAAAAAATAAGAAGAGCGATTTGCTGAACGAATATTTTTTCCAATAAAGTTTATTGCTGATATATTCATATTAAAATGGGGTGGATCACTTGAAAAATTATCTGGTAATCCTCTTTCAACTAATCGTTTGGAGTGGGTATACATTAGTTGAATGGCTTTCCGTTAATGATCGATTTGTTTTCAAAGTATTCATGTTTCTGGTCTTCTCTTATTTAGCCATTTACATTGGTAAAATGATTTTAAAATCCAATAAGCGCACCTTGCTTGTTACCGTGATAAGTTTATTATGTTACGGAATTTTGCAAATCCTATTGGAAACGCTTGTACCGGTTTATTGAAATTTTCGTAAGGTCAACAACGACACAAGAATCCACGGGGGAATTATGATTAACAAAGTATTAGTATTATTTACATTTGTATCATTTTTATTTATGGGCTGCAATGAAACCAATCTCGATCAAACTGAACATGAGAATCAAAAAAAGTGTTGAAACGGCAACTACCGTCCAAGATGAAAGCCGGCACGGGAAAGATCTGAAAGTAGAAACATCAAAAACAGATGGGGAAATGAATGTTAAGGCAGAATATCGGTTGGACAAAGATGATTGGTCATTTAAACCCATTGGGAATGCAAATCCGAAAGTTGTATTGTTAACCTTTGATG
Protein-coding sequences here:
- a CDS encoding alpha-ketoacid dehydrogenase subunit beta; this encodes MAQLTMIQAITEALRTELKNDENVLVFGEDVGLNGGVFRATENLQKEFGEDRVFDTPLAESGIGGLAVGLSLQGFRPVPEIQFFGFIYEVMDSVSGQLARMRYRSGGRYSAPVTIRSPFGGGVHTPEMHADSLEGLMAQQPGLKVVIPSTPYDAKGLLISAIRDNDPVIFLEHMKLYRSFRQEVPEEEYTIPLGKADVKREGTDLSIITYGAMVQESIKAAEELAKEGHSVEVVDLRTVSPLDIDTIIASVEKTGRAIVVQEAQKQAGIAANVVAEINERAILSLDAPVLRVAAADTVFAFSQAETVWLPNYKDIIETATKVLKF
- the lpdA gene encoding dihydrolipoyl dehydrogenase, whose product is MVVGDFPIETDTLVIGSGPGGYVAAIRAAQLGQKVTVVEKGTIGGVCLNVGCIPSKALISAGHRFHEAQHSEDMGIFAEKVTVDFSKVQAWKGTVVKKLTGGVSSLLKGNNVDVVTGEAYFVDENSIRVMNEDSAQTYTFKNAIIATGSSPIEIPSFKYTKRVLNSTGALALEEVPSSIVVIGGGYIGTELGGAFASFGTKVTILEGTEEILSAGFEKQMAALVKRNLKNKGAEIVTKANAKGVEETETGVTVTYEVKGEEKKVEADYVLVTVGRRPNTAEIGLEQVGIKMTDRGLVETDKQCRTSVKNIYAIGDIVSGPQLAHKASYEGKIAAEAIAGHSSEIDYLAIPAVVFSEPELASVGYNEKEAKEAGIEALASKFPFAANGRALSLNNTDGFVKLITRKEDGLVIGAQIAGPNASDMIAELGLAIEAGMTAEDIAMTIHAHPTLGEITMEAAEVALGTPIHIIK
- the pdhA gene encoding pyruvate dehydrogenase (acetyl-transferring) E1 component subunit alpha, with the translated sequence MAQKTKQAKINVQDQLKKVEEQFETFQILNEEGEVVNEAAMPDLSDEQLQELMQRMVYTRILDQRSISLNRQGRLGFYAPTAGQEASQIASQYALEKEDFILPGYRDVPQIVWHGLPLWQAFLFSRGHFKGNQIPEDVNVISPQIIIGAQYIQAAGVALGMKKRGKKAVAITYTGDGGTSQGDFYEGINFAGAFKAPAIFIVQNNHFAISTPVDLQSASKTLAQKGVAAGIPGIQVDGMDALAVYTAVKEARERAINGEGPTLIETLTYRYGPHTMAGDDPTRYRTSDMDNEWELKDPLVRFRKFLENKKLWNEELENETIEKAKDDIKEAIKKADAEPKQKVTDLIENMYEEMPYNLKEQYEIYKEKESK